The following coding sequences are from one Homalodisca vitripennis isolate AUS2020 chromosome 7, UT_GWSS_2.1, whole genome shotgun sequence window:
- the LOC124366828 gene encoding sentrin-specific protease 1-like encodes MARVVRKQVRLLPCDSERLFPGQLLNGEVISAYLRLLDRRNAMDHNLPNVLALDSYFFTVLKRSGHERARGHHRDQDLWDYEKILVPVHEELADVGHWWLLVVEPRKETISAYDSLKGRNHKPAMDLLREYLKKEGDEGQDRGLELVPLR; translated from the coding sequence ATGGCACGAGTCGTAAGGAAACAGGTCCGTTTGCTGCCATGCGATTCCGAGCGGCTTTTTCCTGGACAGCTGCTAAACGGCGAGGTAATTTCGGCGTATCTGCGGCTTCTGGATAGACGGAATGCTATGGATCATAACCTGCCAAATGTCCTCGCACTAGATTCCTACTTCTTCACGGTGCTGAAGAGATCCGGCCACGAGCGAGCGCGGGGTCACCATCGCGACCAGGACTTGTGGGATTATGAGAAAATCCTCGTCCCCGTACATGAGGAGTTGGCGGACGTCGGCCACTGGTGGCTTCTCGTAGTAGAGCCACGGAAGGAAACCATCAGCGCATACGACTCTCTAAAAGGAAGAAACCACAAGCCGGCGATGGATCTTCTGCGCGAATACCTGAAGAAGGAAGGAGATGAGGGCCAAGACCGAGGCCTGGAGTTGGTGCCTCTACGGTGA